TGCCCAAGTTCAGGCGAGTGCAACTACACATATAGCCATATAAAACATGCAAAGttagtcaaatataaaggataggttgaggttttggtgtgttttcAAATCATGGTCaatgatttgaaagtgaaactaaagtCAGTAGTTTTATCAgttctagtgttaaagacagtgatgTTAAAGCTGGTGAATTCAGAATAAAGCAAATGTTGATCTGAATGCAATCATTGTATCATTTCCTTGTACTGATATAAAAGGTGATGCTAAACTGATCAACCCCtgtgacattttttaaataaatagatctGTTTACTTACCTCTGTTCCATTTTGTCCACAGTAACTGCAGTTAGAATGCTTACACTCCTCTAGATTTTATCAAATGAAGAACATCAAccactttactttcactttcttttCTAAAACTTCCTGTCAAGTAAAGTTATATACTTATATAGAGTTTTTAACAACAGGAGTCATCACAAAGAGCTTTGATTGgaccaaacatttttttaaagcaatttaaaaattataaaaaaaataaaattacgcTCATCTGCTGGAAGCTCCTACTGATGTTTTCTATAATTGTATAGTGGCCAGCAATCtcttctacactgaaaaaaattaagcgtaaaatttactttaaaaaagtttctcaactttcttcatttgctttttttaagcaaatttaatgttagataaatgtaagtaacttcagCTCGGTTTCAAGATGTTACATAACTTTTAcataacctttacttaatttctgcatgcaATATTACCTAATAACAATGACTTaatgtatacaatattattatatataattttagttaaaacacacattcaaatatttacataatctcaaagatttattttgtaaacaagtctcactgtctcactgtctcaacacacagatggcatgtaatacattctttttagtatacaaTTTATTCAcacattttgcagaaaaaaaacctCCTTAAATTGCATTACTTAAGGGGTTAGAGAATATGCCAGCACCGCCTTAGGGAATCCCCTAACCTGGAGCCCCAGTTTTAGagcccatgaaaaaaaaaatctcttggaaaaaaaaaaaaaagaaaccagttaaaaatgatgattttctttgactttaccaaattaaaaacctctggaatataatcaagatgaagatggatgatcacaagccatcaacccaaactgaactgcttgaatttttgcaccaggagtaaaggcataaagtcatccaaaagcagtgtgtaagactggtggaggagaacatgatgccaagatgcatgaaaactgtgattaaaaaacagggttattccaccaaacattgatttctgaactcttaaaactttatgaatatgaacttgttttctttgcattatttgaggtctaaaagctttgcgtctttgttttgttatttcagccatttctcattttctgcaaataattgctctaaatgagaatatttttatttggaatttgggagaaatgttgtctgtagtttatagaataaaacaacaatgttcattttactcaaacataaacctataaatagcaaaatcagagaaactgatttagaaactgaagtggtctcatgaTCCCCAAACCATATCTTAACAATCTTTATCCTTGGGCTCTTCTAATCAGCTGTCAGTACAAAAAGAGTCTGTGGTCTAAAGTGACATCTACTGGATGAAAATACATAGTTTCTCCTTTAGATGCTGTAAATCAGGATAATCTCTAGATGTGGAACACTTTAGAAGAGAACTGCTTGTAGAACTGCTAGAAATGCAAATGAAAACTCCAGTTTTACGGCAAAAGACATTTAAGAACATTTATCAGACTTTAGAGAGATGGCAGACTGTTCTTATACTGTATCAAGCAAAAACAAAACCGTTAGAAAAGTCTTTGtcaacttaaatatataaaaatatattttaaaacattcggTAAGTAcggttttttttacagtgctgggATAGCCAAACATTTGCACACTACTGTAATTTTTACACTGATAAAATGATAAGTgtactttgacatttttttcacATCTCCACATATATTGGATGTGCAATTCAGTTTGTTCATTGATTACAATTAGTGTTCAATTTTCTACATTTGTTATCTTTGCTTATTTTAATAGGCTTCAGTCAGATAAGCAGTTATTCTATTAACTCTAATTGCTTCATCATATATTTGAACCCATTCCTGATTCTTTTAAAGCACATCATACACTTTCTTATTGCTAAGCGGATTCCAGTAGCATTAAGAGGTTGGTCTAGAGTGTCCAGGTTCTCTGTGAAAGCATCCTTCCCTTTAGAGAGACAATCATAGATCTCATCCCATGCGTCTATCTCTGTGCGCCACAGAGACGATCTGGATCTGAGAATCTGAGATTgttcacttttctcccctttgGCCAGACTCACACTTTCTTTACAGATGAAAAATACATCCAGACCGATGAAGAGAGCGTTCAGACCAATAAATCCAGCTCTGGCTGCTTTTGAAAGAGCCAGCGGAGTGCCCTTAGCCAGCTGCCCGATGTCCGGCAGGTCTGAAGCAAGTTTAGGGATGTTGCGACCTGCGTTAGCCTCTTGAAGCCCCAATCTGACTGCCTTCCTAACCACTTCCTCACTCCTGAGAGCCTTCACAGCTAAAGCTCCATCCACAATGGCGTCAATGCTTTTTCCTACCGCTCCAGAGCTGGCTATCACTTTCCCAGCTTCATGGGCCACGTCGGGCTCATCCAGGTTCAATACAGGACACTGACTGCTTACGTTGTCTAGACAGTCTAGAATCTTCTGCACATCCTTCATGAATTTCTGGAAGATGCTGTTGGCATTTCCTCTGTGATGTTTGTTGACTAAAGATTCAGTGATGCCTGTGACCATGCTGTTGACTCCACTGGTGACCCCCAACCCAAGCCCAGTGAGTGTGAGGGCCAGTGATGCTCCTGCAGTGACAGGAGCTAGAGCCAAGCCCACAATGGACACAACACCTCCAACAACGCCCACTGAACTTCCCGCCACAGTGGAGATGCTGGACCCCATCTTCATCCTGTCCAGCTTGACTGCAGTCTCTTCTAGATCAGAGAGGAACTGGAACATCCGAGGACGACATTCACTGAATGTCTCAATGAAGTGTTcagcattttctttaaataagaaGGACAGTCGGAATGGCTTGTCCATTCTGAAAGAAAATTGTTTAGTTGATTATAATAAAAGCTAATAATTAATCTAAATCAATATTTTACAAATACTTAATGTTAAAATGGTTAAAGCTTATACTAAGATGAAATGCTCTCACCTAATTTTGCTCAAGTCGTCAATCATGCGTATCATAGATCCATCCACTCATAGTGAAACTGAACTTCCATGAATGGTTCCTGTtttgtaagaaatgtaagaaaagcAAGAAATCAGAAAGCATGAAAAAGGAAAACACAGTTACATTCAGAGAGAACTCCTTCA
The sequence above is drawn from the Astyanax mexicanus isolate ESR-SI-001 chromosome 19, AstMex3_surface, whole genome shotgun sequence genome and encodes:
- the LOC111193010 gene encoding uncharacterized protein LOC111193010 — its product is MRQNLENFFSHFTFREKEMDVQTREQLQERLHEYISGTFEDIKTVINFCDIEEEWILWRKTEIKMMRDIKRHAEKFLGHLKKQKLEEELREVLNNTLEGLKILQPFLDAVERLAVTSLHVFKEESVQLEGVSSSAVRSVIFTARFVSPLLIHFKRDSRAFFMPNLDNVEVLIFQLEKYILLTQQICERISKNTLRIRGIQKNHSWKFSFTMSGWIYDTHEMDKPFRLSFLFKENAEHFIETFSECRPRMFQFLSDLEETAVKLDRMKMGSSISTVAGSSVGVVGGVVSIVGLALAPVTAGASLALTLTGLGLGVTSGVNSMVTGITESLVNKHHRGNANSIFQKFMKDVQKILDCLDNVSSQCPVLNLDEPDVAHEAGKVIASSGAVGKSIDAIVDGALAVKALRSEEVVRKAVRLGLQEANAGRNIPKLASDLPDIGQLAKGTPLALSKAARAGFIGLNALFIGLDVFFICKESVSLAKGEKSEQSQILRSRSSLWRTEIDAWDEIYDCLSKGKDAFTENLDTLDQPLNATGIRLAIRKCMMCFKRIRNGFKYMMKQLELIE